Below is a genomic region from Pseudomonas frederiksbergensis.
ATCCACGCTGTTCCGCATGCTGATGGGCAAGGAAACACCGGATTCGGGCAGCATCGAAGTCGGTGAAACCGTGCAGCTTGCTTGTGTGGATCAGAGCCGCGAAGACCTGGACGGCAGCAAGACCGTGTTCCAGCAGATCTCCGACGGTTCCGACCAGATCCGCATCGGCAACTACGAAATCCCGTCGCGCACCTACGTTGGCCGTTTCAACTTCAAGGGCGGCGATCAGCAGAAGTTCGTCAAGGACCTGTCCGGTGGTGAGCGTGGTCGCTTGCACCTGGCCCTGACCCTGAAAGAGGGCGGCAACGTCCTGCTGCTCGACGAACCGTCCAACGACCTCGACGTTGAAACCTTGCGTTCCCTGGAAGAAGCCCTGCTGGACTTCCCGGGCGCCGCCATTGTGATTTCTCACGATCGGTGGTTCCTTGACCGCGTCGCGACTCACATCCTGGCGTACGAAGACGACTCGCAAGCCGTGTTCTTCGAAGGCAACTACACCGAGTACGAAGCCGACCGCAAAAAGCGTCTTGGCGATGCCGCTTCCCAGCCGCACCGGGTGCGTCACAAGAAACTGGCCTGATCAGGCTGGTTGCATCAAGAACGGAGCCTTCGGGCTCCGTTTTTTATGCACGATCATTCCTTGGCTCAGGGTGTGATTCAGGTCGGTTCGATGCGGATGATTTCGATCAACTGATCACCGGCCGGTCGTTGCCACAGCACTTCGTCGTTCAACTGTGCGCCGAGCAGCGCCCGCCCCAGTGGTGAGCTCCAATTGATAAGGCCTTTGGCGGCATTGGCCTGATCTTCCCCGACCAGTTGCACGCGTCGTTCGGTGCCGAGTTCATCGGCGTACGTCACCCAACTGCCAATCTGCACTTTTTGGGTGGAAGTGGCCGGTGTCACCACTTGAGCGCTTTGCAGGCGTTGATTGAAGTAACGCAGATCGCGCTCCAGATCAGCCAGCCACTGTGGGTCAGCTTCCTCGCGGACGGACTGTTCGCCGTGCAGGGTTTGCAACTCGGCGACTTTGGCCTGCAGCAGGGCCAGCCCTTCGGGCGTGACGTAGTTGGGCTGCGTGCTGACCTGGCGTTCTACCGGCTGGTCGGCTTGCGCAGCGGCATTATCTTCATTGACGAAAGCGCGGCTCATGGCGGTTCTCCCTGAATGGGGTTCAGTCCATCGTCGCAGGCTTTTGGTTTCGAAGGTTGTCCGAAAACGACCTGCTGCGAGCGATAAGGAATGGCCTATGGAGCAAATCGGGATGTGGTGAAAAGCAAGATCAAAAGATCGTCCGAACGCGGCCCGAACCTTCGGCAGCTACTACATGGGATTGTTTACACCTGTAGGAGCTGCCGAAGGCTGCGATCTTTCTGGCAACGCTGCACTGCTCGAGTCAATAGTGATACCACTTTACCTCCAGCATAACTTCGTTTTCGGGTGGCGCCAGGTGGCTGAACTCGCGTTGGGCACTCAGGCGCAGGCCGAGGTTGCGCGACAGTTCCCACTGCTGGTTCAGACTCAGGCTGCGCCGCACTTCGCCATTGGTGAAGTAATCACCTTTGGTTTCCAGGCTCAGATTGCCCAGTGGGTTCGTCCAGAGTACCCCGCTGTTGAAACCGGCGGCGGGTGCGATGAAACCGGCAAAGTTGTTGTTGTGTTCGATACGTACTGTGCCAAGGGCGAAGCCGAGCACGTCGTCGCCCAGTTGCCAGGTGCCGCCGGCGCCGCCGTTGACATGGCTGACCAGGGTTTCGCCGTCATGCTTGCCCGGCACCCGTTCCAGGCCGCCGGTGACTTGCCAGGACCAGGGTTGCAGCAGTTCATTGCGCGGGGTCAGTGAGCGGATGGTCGCCAGGTCCAGTTGCTGCAACTGCCAGTGATTGCCTTCGTACTGGCGCAGTTTCATCTGGAGAATTTCAATCTGCGCGCCAAGGGGGAAGCTTTCGGCATTGTCGTTGAGGTCGTGATAGGCCATGCGCAGGCCATATTCGCCAAAGGCTTTGTCGCCACGGGTGCCGATGCCCGCTTGCCAGGTACGCGATTCGTGACCGTTTTCCGGCAAGCCTGGGCGTTCGATGGACAGCTCCGGTGCCGGGTTCTGATTGATCGCCCGCAGTAACTCGAAACTGCGTTGTGCGCGCTGCGGATCGCGTTCCTGGCCGTTGGCGCGGTAGCGTTCAAGACGGTAGGCCGCGTCGATGATCAGCGCCTGCCGGTCCCGTGGCAGCGCCTGGAAGGTCGGCTCCTGCAATTGTTTTTGGTCGGCGCTGACCTTCAGCACCCATTGCTGCTCATCGTCACTGAGCGGTTTAGCGCGGTTCAGCAGCTCGCGTTCGCGGGATGGGCGGTAATCGATTTTTTCCACCAGTCCTGCGTCTTTCACGGCTTTGACGGTGTCGGTGGGAATCGCGGTCAACGGGAACTGTTCGGTGAGCCTGAGGCTCGGCCGCGCGACTTGCAGCAACTCCAGCAAGCGGTAGGAGCAGTTTTCATCGAAGAAGAAATAATCGAACTGAATCTGCTTGAGCTCCCAGACATGCTCGACCATACGCTCGGTTTCTGCCTGCGTCAGATTCAGTCGGTATTCCCACAGATCGCGGTTTTCCAGGCTACGGTATTCCGAGAGCTTTTCCTGATAGGGCACCAGCGCGAACAACCCCGGATAGCCGCCCATCAGGCCTTTCCAGGCATACAGAATGCTGTTGTCCGAACCTTCGATATAGGCGCCAAAATTGATCGCGTAACTGAGCAGGGCGGTGTGGTCGGTTTGCACGTCAGTCTGATCGATGCGCAACAAGGTGTGGCCGAACATTGATGATGGGCTGTTCAGGTACGCCGCCGGAAAGATCATCACCGCGCTGTGGGGCGACACGTCCTTGAACCATTGTTTGAATTCGCTGCAGTCCACTGTTGGTAAATCGTTCAGGTTCAGTTGCGCTTTCAGCCAGCGAGTGCGCGCCGGGTAAACGCATTGCGCATGCTGCTGGCCTTTACTGGCCGGGGCGTAGAGCGCTTGTACGGTGGCCGCCAGTTCTGCGTCGGGGTGCTCGGCGCCATTGGCTGCGAGGAAGAATTTCTTGTCGCTGACATAGCTGCGCCAGCCGCCGAGTTTTGCAGTTTCGTAGTGGCCCAGGGAAATCCAGAACGGGTCGTTGGCCAGTGGCTGCAAACGTTGGTTGTCGAGATGAGGCGCGGCGGACAGCGGGGCGCAGACAAACAGCGCCAGACAGACAAGGCGTTTGAGCATGGTGGACTACTTAATTCAAAAAAAGACCCAAAGAGGACTAGGTCCAAAAAACAAAACCCGCTCCGGTAACAGAGCGGGTGGGATCGAGCTTAAGCCGGGGTAGCATATTTGGCCAGACGAGCATCGCCTTTGAGCACGGCCAGGGTATTGGTATGCACGTCGTCAGCAGTCACGTCAGCCTTGCTGAAAATCTGCTGGAAGTGCTTGTGGGTGACGGTGGCGAAATACGCACGGTCTTCCGGTGCGACGCCCAGTACCACCGCATAGGTGGTCAGCGCTTCGCCTTGACCTTTGGCCATGTCTTCGGACAGTTCGTTCATCATGCCGTTCATGGCAAACCAGGACTTGCCGCCGTAGGTCAGCGCGGCATTGGTGGCGCAACCGTTGGTGCCGGACGTCATGCCGAAGGTGGCGTTGCCAGAGGTGCCGTTGGTGGTGGATGCCAGGAAGTGCGCCGGGGTGCCACGCTGACCTTCGAACAGCATGTTGCCCCAACCGCAATCCGGACCGCCTGGCGCCTGGGCCATGGCGTTGAGGGATGCGACGGTGAAGAGAGTACCAAGAAGAATCCGTTTCATAGCTGTGTTCTCTTTTGTGTGCGTACCGATGAACAGGGGGGGCTGGCGCCGCTCTGACGCCATTGCAGGCGGTGTGAAAACTACTGCGCTCGACAATCCTGCGTTAAAAACAGGCTCGGAATGCTCATTTACAACCCGTAAACTCCGCTTCCTCGCCTGTTTTTGCCTTGTCTTGCCTTCGCTCGCTACGTTTTCACACGGCCTGATTGGGCCGGTGATTAGTCCAGCCACGCAGTCTGGAGTCTAGGCACGATCCAGGGGTTCCGTGATTTTTTGCCGAACATTCCTCGAAACCATTGATTTAGCCCGGGCCCGCCGAGGGTTTGGCCCTTGACTATGCTTTTACCCAAGGCGCGCCTTGCCAGTCAGGCACGGGCAGCGCCAGAATGCCTTCAATTGCCCCGCCTGATGTAAGGAAGCCCGATGCCTGATCCTGT
It encodes:
- a CDS encoding DUF3015 domain-containing protein; its protein translation is MKRILLGTLFTVASLNAMAQAPGGPDCGWGNMLFEGQRGTPAHFLASTTNGTSGNATFGMTSGTNGCATNAALTYGGKSWFAMNGMMNELSEDMAKGQGEALTTYAVVLGVAPEDRAYFATVTHKHFQQIFSKADVTADDVHTNTLAVLKGDARLAKYATPA
- a CDS encoding Lnb N-terminal periplasmic domain-containing protein, which codes for MLKRLVCLALFVCAPLSAAPHLDNQRLQPLANDPFWISLGHYETAKLGGWRSYVSDKKFFLAANGAEHPDAELAATVQALYAPASKGQQHAQCVYPARTRWLKAQLNLNDLPTVDCSEFKQWFKDVSPHSAVMIFPAAYLNSPSSMFGHTLLRIDQTDVQTDHTALLSYAINFGAYIEGSDNSILYAWKGLMGGYPGLFALVPYQEKLSEYRSLENRDLWEYRLNLTQAETERMVEHVWELKQIQFDYFFFDENCSYRLLELLQVARPSLRLTEQFPLTAIPTDTVKAVKDAGLVEKIDYRPSRERELLNRAKPLSDDEQQWVLKVSADQKQLQEPTFQALPRDRQALIIDAAYRLERYRANGQERDPQRAQRSFELLRAINQNPAPELSIERPGLPENGHESRTWQAGIGTRGDKAFGEYGLRMAYHDLNDNAESFPLGAQIEILQMKLRQYEGNHWQLQQLDLATIRSLTPRNELLQPWSWQVTGGLERVPGKHDGETLVSHVNGGAGGTWQLGDDVLGFALGTVRIEHNNNFAGFIAPAAGFNSGVLWTNPLGNLSLETKGDYFTNGEVRRSLSLNQQWELSRNLGLRLSAQREFSHLAPPENEVMLEVKWYHY
- a CDS encoding GreA/GreB family elongation factor, with the translated sequence MSRAFVNEDNAAAQADQPVERQVSTQPNYVTPEGLALLQAKVAELQTLHGEQSVREEADPQWLADLERDLRYFNQRLQSAQVVTPATSTQKVQIGSWVTYADELGTERRVQLVGEDQANAAKGLINWSSPLGRALLGAQLNDEVLWQRPAGDQLIEIIRIEPT